Proteins encoded by one window of Blautia argi:
- a CDS encoding DUF362 domain-containing protein, whose translation MSASKVYFTDMRAKNGDNLLSKLQRLIKTAGIGTIDLQDKYVAIKMHFGEPGNLAFLRPNYAKAVADVVKELGGKPFLTDCNTLYVGGRKNALDHLDSANLNGFNPMTTGCQILIADGLKGTDEALVPVEGGTYVKEAKIGQAVMDADVFISLSHFKGHEAAGFGGAIKNIGMGCGSRAGKMEMHSAGKPHVLTDLCIGCHMCEKICAHDAPQFKDKKAYIDHDKCVGCGRCIGVCPRDAVAAASDESNDILNCKMAEYTKAVIEGRPNFHISLVIDVSPYCDCHGENDAAIVPNVGMFASFDPVALDVACADAVNAQPVLSNSQLSEALEKDQEKHCHDHFHSIFPDTNWESAIEHAVKIGIGNREYELVTVK comes from the coding sequence ATGAGTGCATCAAAAGTATATTTTACAGATATGAGAGCCAAAAACGGCGACAATCTGCTGAGTAAACTCCAGCGTCTGATAAAGACAGCAGGCATCGGAACAATTGATCTTCAGGATAAATACGTTGCCATTAAAATGCATTTCGGAGAGCCGGGAAACCTGGCATTTTTAAGACCGAATTATGCCAAAGCCGTAGCAGATGTAGTAAAGGAACTGGGCGGAAAACCATTTCTGACAGACTGCAATACTCTTTATGTAGGAGGCAGAAAAAATGCACTGGATCATCTGGACAGTGCGAATTTAAATGGTTTTAACCCCATGACAACGGGCTGTCAGATTCTCATTGCCGATGGATTAAAGGGTACTGATGAGGCTCTGGTTCCGGTAGAGGGCGGTACTTATGTCAAGGAAGCGAAAATCGGACAGGCTGTTATGGACGCAGATGTTTTTATTTCTCTTTCCCATTTTAAAGGACACGAAGCAGCTGGCTTTGGAGGCGCTATTAAAAACATTGGTATGGGCTGCGGTTCCCGCGCAGGAAAAATGGAAATGCATTCTGCCGGAAAGCCCCATGTACTGACAGACCTTTGCATTGGCTGTCATATGTGTGAGAAAATCTGTGCCCACGATGCTCCTCAGTTCAAGGACAAAAAAGCCTATATTGACCATGACAAATGTGTGGGCTGCGGCAGATGTATCGGTGTCTGTCCAAGAGATGCCGTTGCTGCTGCCTCTGACGAATCCAATGATATCTTAAACTGTAAAATGGCAGAATACACCAAAGCAGTCATTGAAGGTCGTCCGAACTTCCACATCAGCCTGGTCATTGACGTATCTCCTTACTGCGACTGCCATGGTGAAAATGATGCTGCCATTGTACCAAACGTAGGAATGTTTGCTTCCTTTGACCCGGTAGCATTAGACGTTGCTTGTGCAGACGCAGTAAATGCCCAACCTGTACTTTCCAACAGCCAGTTAAGCGAGGCTCTGGAAAAAGACCAGGAAAAACACTGCCATGACCACTTCCACAGCATTTTCCCGGATACCAACTGGGAGTCTGCTATTGAACATGCAGTAAAAATCGGGATTGGAAACAGGGAATATGAACTGGTTACTGTAAAATAA
- the larC2 gene encoding nickel pincer cofactor biosynthesis protein LarC2, with protein MERELYLQCYTGADCQKLLGAMLALGTDREGLEKRLSALVQCPVQILAQKEENRIPEVLVQTVRAENPVFEQAEIWKHITQSTATEKTKTRLFELFSYSRRVLKKEAEFIKGAAVLLALEELGFENFIVSSVTETVGSSEKGPLPGSYLLELIENYQIPMHFVSGKAEKSSPLGMLVLALCKKEGDFPPSACIEKAGVGSTLGKTAAAEKEGLRAMILHSPGGKKELLKPESTLNPGERQDTVSVLETNVDDCSGEQLGYAIECLMRAGALDASCFPISMKKHRPAYMLQVICKEDRQETLEDIIFRETTSIGLRRYKENRRILPRTIEEVALKDGHKVRIKVCLHHGQRFCYPEYETVRQICEETGRAFRDVYDEASAVAGGYYEDI; from the coding sequence ATGGAAAGAGAACTTTATTTACAATGTTATACAGGAGCAGACTGCCAGAAGCTTTTAGGTGCAATGCTGGCGCTGGGAACAGACAGAGAGGGTCTGGAGAAACGTTTATCTGCTCTGGTGCAGTGTCCGGTTCAGATTCTGGCACAAAAGGAGGAAAATCGGATACCGGAGGTACTTGTGCAGACAGTAAGGGCAGAGAATCCTGTTTTTGAGCAGGCAGAAATCTGGAAGCATATTACTCAGAGTACAGCCACAGAAAAAACAAAGACCAGACTTTTTGAACTCTTTTCATACAGCAGAAGAGTTCTGAAAAAAGAGGCAGAATTTATAAAAGGTGCAGCTGTTTTGCTGGCGCTGGAAGAGCTGGGATTTGAGAATTTTATTGTGTCCTCAGTGACGGAAACAGTGGGAAGCAGTGAGAAAGGCCCCCTGCCAGGCAGCTATTTGCTGGAACTTATAGAAAACTATCAGATTCCCATGCACTTTGTTTCCGGAAAAGCGGAAAAAAGCAGCCCCCTTGGCATGCTTGTACTTGCGCTCTGCAAAAAGGAAGGAGATTTTCCGCCATCTGCCTGTATAGAAAAAGCAGGAGTCGGAAGCACATTGGGAAAAACTGCTGCTGCCGAAAAGGAAGGGCTTCGGGCAATGATTCTTCACAGTCCAGGCGGAAAAAAAGAACTTTTGAAACCAGAAAGCACCTTAAACCCCGGAGAAAGGCAGGATACAGTAAGCGTACTGGAAACCAATGTAGATGACTGCAGTGGCGAACAACTGGGATATGCCATAGAATGTCTGATGCGGGCAGGCGCTTTAGATGCCTCGTGTTTTCCGATTTCTATGAAAAAACACCGTCCTGCTTATATGCTGCAGGTTATCTGCAAAGAAGACAGGCAAGAAACTCTGGAGGATATTATCTTTCGGGAAACCACCAGCATCGGGCTTCGCAGATATAAAGAAAACAGAAGAATTCTTCCCAGAACCATTGAAGAGGTTGCCTTAAAAGACGGTCATAAGGTGCGGATTAAGGTCTGTCTGCACCATGGGCAGAGATTTTGTTACCCGGAATACGAAACAGTAAGACAGATATGTGAAGAAACGGGAAGAGCCTTTCGGGATGTGTATGACGAGGCGTCTGCCGTGGCAGGAGGATATTATGAAGACATATGA
- a CDS encoding deoxyribonuclease IV, with the protein MLTIGCHLSSSKGYAAMAKEAEKINANTFQFFTRNPRGAKAKEINPEDVQAFHEKAKEICIQRILAHAPYTLNACSADERVREFAVNTMRDDLKRMEYTPGNCYNFHPGSHVKQGAEVGISYIAQMLNQLLTKEQTTTVLLETMAGKGSEVGRNFEELREILDRVELQEKMGVCLDSCHVYDAGYDIVKDLDGVLNAFDRIIGLHRLKAVHLNDSMFGLNSHKDRHARIGEGKIGLEAIIRLINHPALRHLPFYLETPNDLEGYSREIALLREAYKES; encoded by the coding sequence ATGCTGACCATAGGCTGTCATTTATCATCATCAAAGGGGTACGCTGCCATGGCAAAAGAAGCAGAGAAAATCAATGCCAATACCTTTCAGTTCTTTACCAGAAATCCCAGAGGAGCGAAGGCAAAGGAAATCAATCCAGAAGATGTACAGGCATTTCATGAAAAAGCAAAGGAGATTTGTATCCAAAGGATTCTGGCACATGCACCTTATACCCTAAATGCCTGTTCTGCAGATGAGAGAGTCCGGGAATTTGCCGTAAATACCATGAGGGACGATTTAAAACGTATGGAATACACTCCGGGAAACTGCTATAATTTCCACCCGGGAAGCCATGTAAAACAGGGGGCAGAAGTAGGAATCTCCTATATTGCCCAGATGTTAAATCAGTTGCTTACAAAAGAGCAGACCACCACTGTGCTTCTGGAAACCATGGCGGGAAAAGGCAGTGAAGTGGGACGAAACTTTGAAGAATTGCGGGAAATTTTAGACAGGGTAGAACTTCAGGAAAAAATGGGCGTGTGTCTGGATTCTTGTCATGTATATGATGCTGGCTATGACATAGTAAAAGATTTGGACGGTGTTCTTAATGCATTTGACCGCATCATTGGGCTACATCGTTTAAAGGCTGTTCATTTAAATGACAGCATGTTTGGGCTGAATAGTCACAAGGATCGCCATGCCAGAATCGGAGAAGGGAAAATCGGACTGGAGGCCATTATCCGACTCATCAATCACCCGGCGCTTCGGCATCTGCCTTTTTATCTGGAAACTCCCAATGATTTGGAAGGATATTCCAGAGAAATTGCACTTTTAAGAGAGGCTTATAAAGAATCCTAG
- a CDS encoding deoxyguanosinetriphosphate triphosphohydrolase translates to MNIREQMEQRELQLLNPHASFSVRSKGREQEEAECDIRTVYQRDRDRIVHCKSFRRLKDKTQVFLSPQGDHYRNRLTHTLEVSQTARTVAKALLLNEDLVEAIALGHDLGHTPFGHAGERALNRVCPLGFAHYRQSVRVVERLEKDGRGLNLTWEVRDGMLNHRTSGSPHTLEGQVVRYCDKISYIHHDMDDAQRAGIITEDDIPITLRMLLGATTRERLNTFVHDLVKNSRGRDRISMSPEIEEGLRDLRALMFQDVYLNPAAKGEEEKAEHVVEELYLYYSKYPDKMSTEYQRLLREGEPKERVVCDYISGMTDQYSLEKFRDIFIPKGWSVPGKGQ, encoded by the coding sequence ATGAATATCCGTGAACAAATGGAACAAAGAGAATTGCAGCTGTTAAATCCTCATGCGTCCTTCAGTGTTCGCTCCAAAGGAAGGGAACAAGAGGAAGCAGAGTGCGATATCCGAACTGTGTACCAGAGAGATCGGGATCGGATTGTTCACTGCAAATCCTTTCGCAGGTTAAAAGATAAGACCCAGGTATTTTTATCCCCTCAAGGTGATCATTACCGGAATCGTCTGACTCATACTCTGGAAGTTTCTCAAACTGCCAGAACTGTTGCAAAGGCTTTGCTTCTAAATGAAGATTTAGTAGAAGCCATTGCCCTTGGTCATGATTTGGGTCATACGCCTTTTGGCCATGCAGGGGAACGGGCATTAAACCGCGTGTGTCCTCTGGGATTTGCTCATTACAGGCAGAGCGTTCGGGTTGTGGAACGGTTGGAAAAGGACGGAAGAGGACTGAATCTTACCTGGGAAGTCCGCGACGGCATGCTGAACCACAGAACCAGTGGTTCGCCCCATACTCTGGAGGGACAGGTGGTTCGCTACTGTGATAAGATTTCTTACATCCATCACGATATGGATGATGCCCAGCGAGCCGGGATTATTACAGAGGACGACATTCCTATTACCCTCAGAATGCTTCTTGGGGCGACTACCAGGGAGAGGCTAAATACATTTGTCCATGACCTTGTGAAAAACAGCCGTGGAAGGGACAGGATATCCATGTCCCCTGAAATTGAGGAAGGTCTTCGGGATCTCCGGGCTTTGATGTTTCAGGACGTTTATCTGAATCCTGCTGCAAAAGGAGAGGAAGAAAAGGCAGAACATGTAGTAGAAGAATTGTATCTGTATTACAGCAAATATCCGGACAAAATGTCGACGGAATATCAGAGGCTTCTCAGAGAAGGAGAGCCAAAGGAGCGTGTAGTATGTGATTATATATCAGGAATGACAGACCAGTATTCACTGGAAAAATTTCGGGATATTTTTATCCCAAAGGGCTGGAGTGTTCCTGGAAAAGGGCAGTAG
- the dnaG gene encoding DNA primase — translation MYYSDEIIEEVRIKNDIVDVISDYVKLQKKGSSYFGLCPFHNEKSPSFSVSPDKQMYYCFGCGAGGNVFTFIMEYENYNFVEALKYLAQRAGISLPEGEASKEARAFADFKSHLLEVQKRAASFYYYQLWQDDGKQGLSYLRNRKLSDETIKKFGLGYSPKYSGNLYKFLKSKGYSDEILKESGLFHVDERRGMQDKFWNRVMFPIMDVNNRVIGFGGRVMGDAKPKYLNSPETKIFDKSRNLYGLNLARTARKPYLIVCEGYMDVIAMHQAGFQNAVASLGTALTSGHASLMSRYAKEALLTYDSDEAGQKAALRGIPILKAAGIRPRVVNLAPYKDPDEFIKAEGKEAFEKRLMEAENAFLFEVRILGKEYDLSDPEGKTAFFREVSRKLLEFPEELERNNYMESLCEIYRIKFEDLRKMVNHMALSGVSQISAGQRIRETKEKKENRENGGKKAQKLMLTWLTSYPSMFDTIEGYITPEDFVTPLYHRAAELVFEQHQAGEVNPAKLLNQFSDPEEQKEVTALFHATLHLEGEEEAKKAVLETVCRLKKDSIAWKNENLAPTDLLGLQNIVEARKRLEDLERGRVSLHISFH, via the coding sequence ATGTATTATTCCGATGAAATTATAGAGGAAGTCCGTATAAAAAACGATATTGTGGATGTGATTTCCGATTATGTGAAGCTACAGAAAAAAGGCAGCTCCTATTTTGGATTGTGCCCCTTCCACAACGAAAAATCTCCCTCCTTTTCCGTCAGCCCGGACAAGCAGATGTATTATTGCTTTGGCTGTGGGGCAGGAGGAAATGTTTTCACCTTTATTATGGAATATGAAAACTATAATTTTGTAGAGGCATTAAAATATCTGGCACAAAGAGCCGGAATTTCCCTTCCGGAGGGGGAAGCTTCTAAAGAGGCAAGAGCTTTTGCTGATTTTAAATCCCACCTATTAGAAGTACAGAAAAGGGCAGCCTCTTTTTACTATTATCAGCTTTGGCAGGATGACGGAAAGCAGGGCCTTTCCTATTTGCGGAACCGTAAGCTTTCCGATGAAACTATTAAAAAATTCGGACTGGGTTATTCTCCAAAGTATTCCGGAAATCTTTATAAATTTTTAAAGAGCAAAGGGTATTCGGACGAGATTTTAAAGGAATCCGGGCTGTTTCATGTTGATGAGCGAAGAGGCATGCAGGATAAATTCTGGAACCGTGTAATGTTTCCCATTATGGACGTAAACAACCGGGTTATCGGGTTTGGCGGACGTGTTATGGGAGATGCAAAACCAAAATATTTGAATTCTCCAGAAACGAAGATTTTTGACAAAAGCCGGAACCTGTATGGGTTGAATCTTGCCAGAACAGCCAGAAAACCGTATCTTATTGTGTGCGAGGGCTATATGGACGTAATCGCCATGCATCAGGCAGGCTTTCAAAATGCCGTAGCGTCCCTTGGAACAGCACTGACCTCCGGACATGCCAGCCTAATGAGCCGATATGCAAAGGAGGCGCTGCTGACCTATGACAGTGACGAAGCGGGACAAAAGGCGGCGCTTCGCGGAATCCCGATTTTAAAGGCAGCGGGAATCCGCCCCAGGGTGGTGAATCTGGCACCTTATAAGGATCCGGACGAATTCATTAAGGCAGAAGGAAAAGAGGCATTTGAAAAGCGTCTTATGGAGGCGGAAAATGCTTTTCTGTTTGAAGTACGGATTCTGGGAAAAGAGTATGACTTATCTGACCCGGAAGGCAAAACCGCTTTTTTCAGAGAGGTTTCCAGAAAGCTTCTGGAATTTCCGGAAGAGCTGGAACGAAATAACTATATGGAAAGCCTTTGTGAAATTTACCGGATAAAATTTGAAGATTTAAGAAAAATGGTAAATCATATGGCTCTTTCCGGTGTTTCTCAGATATCCGCAGGTCAGAGAATCCGGGAAACAAAAGAAAAAAAGGAAAATAGGGAGAACGGAGGAAAAAAAGCCCAGAAACTTATGCTGACCTGGCTGACTTCTTATCCTTCGATGTTTGATACCATTGAGGGCTATATTACCCCTGAGGATTTTGTGACGCCTCTTTACCACAGGGCAGCAGAACTGGTTTTTGAACAGCATCAGGCGGGAGAGGTAAACCCTGCCAAACTGTTAAATCAGTTCTCCGACCCAGAAGAGCAAAAGGAAGTAACGGCTCTCTTCCATGCAACACTTCATCTGGAAGGAGAAGAGGAAGCAAAAAAAGCAGTGCTGGAAACCGTGTGCCGGTTAAAAAAAGACAGCATTGCCTGGAAAAATGAAAATCTGGCACCTACAGACCTTTTAGGTCTTCAAAATATTGTAGAAGCAAGAAAAAGGCTGGAGGATTTGGAACGGGGCAGAGTCAGTCTGCATATTTCCTTTCATTGA
- the rpoD gene encoding RNA polymerase sigma factor RpoD, translating to MEMNMAKFSEKLGELMELAKKKKNVLEYQEINDFFKDFPLDPEHLDKVFDFLEANGIDVLRIQDNDMDDLIISDDDDLNLSEEDEVDMENIDLSVPEGVSIEDPVRMYLKEIGKVPLLSAEEEITLAKRMENGDESAKKRLAEANLRLVVSIAKRYVGRGMLFLDLIQEGNLGLIKAVEKFDYRKGYKFSTYATWWIRQAITRAIADQARTIRIPVHMVETINKLIRVSRQLLQELGREPQPEEIAKEMNMSVDRVREILKISQEPVSLETPIGEEEDSHLGDFIQDDNVPVPADAAAFTLLKEQLVEVLGTLTEREQKVLRLRFGLDDGRARTLEEVGKEFNVTRERIRQIEAKALRKLRHPSRSRKLKDYLD from the coding sequence ATGGAAATGAACATGGCGAAATTCAGTGAGAAACTGGGAGAACTCATGGAGTTGGCGAAAAAGAAGAAAAACGTGCTGGAGTATCAGGAAATCAATGATTTCTTCAAGGATTTTCCTCTGGACCCGGAGCATTTGGACAAGGTTTTTGATTTCCTTGAGGCAAATGGAATTGATGTACTGCGTATTCAGGACAATGATATGGACGACCTGATTATCAGCGATGATGATGACTTAAACCTCAGTGAAGAGGACGAAGTGGATATGGAAAACATTGATCTCTCTGTTCCTGAAGGCGTCAGCATTGAAGACCCGGTGCGTATGTATTTAAAAGAAATCGGAAAGGTTCCCCTTTTAAGTGCAGAAGAAGAGATTACACTTGCAAAGAGAATGGAAAACGGAGATGAAAGTGCTAAAAAACGTCTGGCGGAAGCCAATCTGCGTCTTGTAGTCAGCATCGCAAAACGCTATGTAGGACGCGGCATGCTGTTTCTGGATCTGATCCAGGAGGGAAATCTGGGTCTGATTAAAGCTGTAGAAAAATTTGATTATCGCAAAGGCTATAAGTTCTCCACTTATGCAACCTGGTGGATTCGTCAGGCCATTACCAGAGCCATTGCAGACCAGGCGAGAACCATTCGTATTCCGGTTCATATGGTAGAAACCATCAACAAGCTGATTCGCGTTTCCCGTCAGCTTTTACAGGAACTCGGAAGAGAGCCTCAGCCGGAGGAAATTGCAAAAGAGATGAATATGTCTGTAGACCGCGTAAGAGAGATTCTGAAAATTTCTCAGGAGCCGGTATCTCTGGAAACACCTATCGGTGAAGAAGAAGACAGTCATCTGGGGGATTTCATCCAGGATGACAATGTGCCTGTACCGGCTGATGCAGCAGCATTTACCCTTTTAAAGGAACAGCTTGTAGAGGTCCTGGGAACACTTACAGAAAGAGAGCAAAAGGTACTGCGTCTGCGTTTTGGCTTAGACGATGGAAGAGCCAGAACTCTGGAGGAAGTAGGAAAAGAATTTAATGTTACCAGAGAACGTATCCGCCAGATTGAGGCAAAGGCTTTAAGAAAGCTTCGTCACCCGAGCCGCAGCCGCAAGCTGAAGGACTATCTGGATTAG
- a CDS encoding tRNA (adenine(22)-N(1))-methyltransferase yields MRELQISRRLLAVAGFVGKGCIVADIGCDHGYIPIYLLQRGQIPKAIAMDVNEGPLMRAKAHIREWGLEDYIETRLSDGLAALKKGEAQSIVIAGMGGPLMERLLLQGQEVLSEISELILQPQSEIPHFRKFLAQQGYQIVAEDMIEEEGKYYPMMKAVHGIMSYEREVEYTYGRELLRNKNPILKKYLEKQQEKAEALFIRLKKADTESARTRTKELLQEIEERKEALSYYEGDRNH; encoded by the coding sequence ATGAGAGAATTACAGATTTCCAGAAGACTCCTGGCAGTTGCCGGATTTGTGGGGAAGGGTTGCATAGTGGCTGATATTGGCTGCGACCATGGCTATATCCCCATTTATTTGCTGCAGAGGGGGCAGATACCAAAGGCGATTGCCATGGACGTAAATGAGGGTCCCCTTATGCGGGCAAAAGCACATATTCGGGAGTGGGGACTTGAGGATTACATAGAAACAAGACTTTCGGACGGTCTTGCAGCGCTGAAAAAGGGGGAAGCACAGAGCATTGTTATTGCTGGTATGGGCGGTCCCTTAATGGAGCGGCTGCTTTTGCAAGGACAGGAGGTACTTTCTGAGATTTCAGAGCTGATTTTACAGCCTCAGTCTGAAATTCCCCATTTCCGAAAATTTCTGGCACAGCAGGGATATCAGATTGTGGCAGAGGATATGATTGAGGAAGAGGGGAAATATTATCCCATGATGAAGGCTGTCCACGGAATTATGTCTTATGAACGAGAAGTGGAATATACCTACGGCAGAGAACTTTTAAGAAACAAAAATCCCATTTTAAAAAAATATCTCGAAAAGCAGCAGGAAAAGGCAGAGGCTCTTTTTATAAGGCTTAAGAAGGCAGATACAGAGTCAGCCAGAACCCGGACAAAAGAACTTTTGCAGGAAATCGAAGAAAGAAAAGAGGCATTGTCTTACTATGAAGGCGATAGAAATCATTAA
- a CDS encoding Nif3-like dinuclear metal center hexameric protein: MKAIEIIKSIEKKYPVSFAESWDNSGFLVGDADWEVKKIFLALDVTDETLEMAVKAGADMMITHHPLIFSGMKQVTAGNFIGRRLIKLIENHICYYAMHTNFDVLGMADLSADLLNLKDRQVLEVTWQEEGRSEGIGRVGKLPREMTLEECGKFVKKQYRLPFVKLYGEPEKKVNSAAVCTGSGKSLMKEVLAKKAEVYITSDMDYHSAIDAGAQGVAVIDAGHYGTEYIFMEYMKQELKELLPELPVETMAVNHPCKVL; the protein is encoded by the coding sequence ATGAAGGCGATAGAAATCATTAAATCGATAGAAAAAAAGTATCCGGTTTCCTTTGCAGAATCCTGGGATAATTCAGGATTTCTGGTGGGAGATGCAGACTGGGAGGTCAAAAAGATCTTCCTTGCTTTAGATGTAACGGACGAAACTCTGGAGATGGCAGTTAAAGCAGGGGCGGATATGATGATTACCCACCACCCGTTGATTTTTTCGGGAATGAAGCAGGTAACGGCAGGAAATTTTATCGGCAGAAGGCTTATAAAACTCATTGAAAACCATATCTGTTATTATGCCATGCATACAAATTTTGATGTGCTGGGCATGGCAGATTTAAGTGCAGATTTGCTGAATCTGAAAGACAGACAGGTGCTGGAGGTAACCTGGCAGGAGGAAGGACGCAGTGAGGGCATCGGAAGAGTGGGAAAACTTCCAAGAGAGATGACCTTAGAGGAATGTGGAAAATTTGTGAAAAAACAGTATAGGCTTCCTTTTGTAAAGCTGTACGGAGAGCCTGAAAAAAAGGTGAACAGCGCAGCTGTCTGTACGGGTTCCGGGAAGAGTCTGATGAAAGAAGTCCTTGCCAAAAAGGCAGAAGTATATATTACTTCAGATATGGACTATCATTCTGCCATTGATGCAGGAGCACAGGGCGTGGCAGTCATAGATGCCGGACATTACGGTACGGAATATATTTTTATGGAGTATATGAAGCAGGAACTGAAAGAGCTGCTGCCAGAGCTTCCCGTAGAAACTATGGCAGTCAATCACCCTTGCAAAGTTCTTTAA
- a CDS encoding response regulator transcription factor, with amino-acid sequence MRILIAEDDRDLNAILVSRLKKEHYSVDSCFQGDEVLDYLAGAEYDVLLLDIMMPVLDGLGVLSKIRKKGNSIPVLLLTARDSIEDRVRGLDAGANDYLVKPFALEELLARIRVLLRAGAKEQKTVYQVADLKVHLDTHAVFRGNREINLSGKEFSLLRYLIQNQGVVLSREKLEQHIWNYDYTGGSNVIDVYIRYLRKKIDEGFEPKLIHTVRGAGYVLKEKEGT; translated from the coding sequence ATGAGAATTCTGATAGCAGAAGATGACAGGGATTTGAATGCCATTCTGGTTTCCAGGCTGAAGAAAGAGCATTATAGCGTAGACTCCTGTTTTCAGGGAGATGAAGTGTTGGACTATCTGGCAGGGGCAGAATATGATGTTCTGCTTTTAGATATTATGATGCCTGTTCTGGACGGGCTTGGTGTACTTTCCAAAATCAGAAAAAAAGGAAATTCCATACCTGTGCTACTTTTGACCGCAAGGGACAGTATAGAAGACCGGGTGCGGGGACTGGACGCAGGTGCAAACGATTACCTGGTAAAGCCCTTTGCGTTGGAAGAGCTGCTGGCGCGTATTCGGGTGCTGCTGCGCGCAGGAGCAAAGGAACAGAAAACCGTATATCAGGTGGCAGATTTAAAGGTACATTTGGATACCCACGCTGTATTTCGAGGGAACAGGGAAATCAACCTGTCCGGCAAGGAATTTTCTCTGCTACGCTATTTGATTCAGAATCAGGGAGTTGTTCTATCAAGAGAAAAATTGGAGCAGCATATCTGGAATTATGATTATACCGGAGGGTCCAACGTGATTGATGTATATATTCGTTATCTCCGGAAAAAGATTGATGAAGGTTTTGAACCAAAACTGATTCATACCGTTCGCGGAGCAGGCTATGTATTAAAAGAAAAGGAGGGGACATGA
- a CDS encoding HAMP domain-containing sensor histidine kinase, giving the protein MKGWSLKIKVTLVYTLFMTLLTCVSLGLLFSLSSQEILESVQKELEDRVYDSTEEISVKKEKLVPDRDFYNLEDGVYLSLYDMDGNFLFGRIPYGFQEKAEFSEGQIQTVGKEENKWYVFDVKYHPGAFQDVYIRGICSVSHAESGIKTVRRVAVILLPLLVLFMGGAGYFFIGRTLWPVKQITETVRSIQKDRDLSKRVGLSHGKDEICEMANTFDDMLTQIEDTVQREKQFTSDVSHELRMPAAVILAQCEELLEEENLTDNQRIQLCRIQKKAAEMSNMISSLLFLSRADQGRQMLTKELVNISELTEMSALEMGLLAEKEQIHLQTDIQENLYAKVDESLYIRMLINLLSNAIAYHREHGYIKVSLFRIENRIVGKIEDNGQGISQEDLPHIWERFYRADRARTQGNHSGLGLPMVKWIAEAHGGKIQVESCLGRGTCFTFWLPTEENGEKK; this is encoded by the coding sequence ATGAAAGGCTGGTCTTTAAAAATAAAGGTTACGCTGGTATACACCCTTTTTATGACGCTTTTAACCTGTGTTTCCCTGGGGCTTCTGTTTTCTCTCAGCAGTCAGGAGATTCTGGAGTCTGTGCAGAAAGAACTGGAAGACCGGGTGTATGACAGCACAGAAGAAATCAGCGTGAAGAAGGAAAAGCTGGTACCAGACCGGGATTTTTATAACCTGGAAGATGGTGTTTATCTGTCCTTGTACGACATGGATGGAAATTTTCTTTTTGGAAGAATCCCCTATGGATTTCAGGAAAAAGCAGAATTTTCAGAAGGTCAGATACAGACTGTGGGAAAAGAAGAAAATAAATGGTATGTCTTTGATGTGAAATACCACCCCGGCGCCTTTCAGGATGTGTATATCCGTGGGATTTGTTCTGTCAGCCATGCCGAAAGCGGAATAAAGACAGTTCGCCGTGTAGCTGTCATTCTGCTTCCTCTGCTGGTGCTTTTTATGGGAGGCGCAGGATATTTCTTTATTGGACGAACCCTTTGGCCGGTAAAACAGATTACAGAAACTGTCCGCAGCATTCAAAAAGACAGAGATTTGTCCAAAAGAGTCGGACTTTCCCACGGAAAAGATGAAATCTGCGAAATGGCAAATACCTTTGATGACATGCTGACACAGATTGAAGACACGGTACAAAGGGAAAAACAGTTTACTTCTGATGTATCCCATGAACTTCGTATGCCGGCAGCAGTTATTCTGGCTCAGTGCGAGGAATTGCTGGAAGAAGAAAATCTTACAGATAATCAGCGGATACAGCTTTGCCGTATACAGAAAAAGGCAGCGGAAATGTCGAATATGATTTCCAGTCTTCTGTTTTTATCAAGAGCTGACCAGGGACGGCAGATGCTGACAAAGGAACTGGTAAACATCAGTGAACTGACGGAGATGTCTGCCCTTGAAATGGGACTGTTAGCAGAAAAGGAGCAGATTCATCTTCAGACAGATATACAGGAAAATCTTTACGCAAAGGTAGATGAAAGTCTTTATATCCGTATGCTGATAAATCTGCTCTCCAATGCCATCGCCTATCACAGAGAACATGGATATATAAAGGTAAGCCTTTTTCGGATAGAAAACAGAATTGTGGGAAAAATAGAAGATAACGGGCAGGGGATTTCCCAGGAAGATTTACCCCATATTTGGGAACGGTTTTACCGGGCTGACAGAGCCCGCACCCAGGGAAACCACTCCGGGCTTGGTCTTCCCATGGTCAAATGGATTGCAGAGGCTCATGGAGGAAAAATCCAGGTGGAAAGTTGTTTGGGAAGGGGAACCTGTTTCACCTTCTGGCTTCCGACAGAAGAAAATGGAGAAAAAAAGTAA